The following proteins are encoded in a genomic region of Dyadobacter sp. UC 10:
- a CDS encoding SDR family oxidoreductase: MIAITGASGNLGKAVLSFLLQKTQAANIVAVVRDPQKLTDFAGTGIQIRKADYNDPESLDTAFRGVEQLLQVSSANYGEQAIREEQNVVAAAVRQGVGHIVYTSTLNPSESPVFWGGQTCVRTEKTIREAGMRYSVFRNSMYMETIPLFIGSAMEDGQIYFSAGNGAISFVSRIDIAEGISNVLLQPEAGNRVYEVTGEKAFTFADVAALLEKNKKISCAYTDVPQEILKEELINAGLPEEEAVFYLNMGDSIKAGEFALVSPQLEKLLGKKRLTAEAYLAQILRNSEVNAG; the protein is encoded by the coding sequence ATGATAGCGATCACAGGAGCAAGTGGAAATCTGGGAAAGGCGGTACTTTCCTTCTTATTACAAAAAACGCAGGCAGCGAATATCGTAGCAGTTGTGCGCGATCCGCAGAAACTGACGGACTTTGCCGGAACAGGCATTCAAATCAGGAAGGCGGATTATAATGATCCGGAAAGTTTGGATACTGCATTTCGGGGCGTTGAGCAGCTTTTACAAGTGTCTTCTGCAAACTATGGGGAGCAGGCGATCAGAGAAGAGCAGAATGTAGTTGCAGCAGCAGTGCGACAGGGTGTAGGGCATATTGTTTACACCAGTACATTGAATCCGTCCGAAAGCCCTGTCTTTTGGGGAGGACAAACTTGTGTTCGCACGGAAAAGACGATCAGGGAGGCAGGAATGCGATATTCTGTTTTCAGAAACAGTATGTATATGGAAACGATCCCGCTTTTTATCGGAAGCGCCATGGAAGACGGGCAGATCTACTTTTCGGCTGGAAACGGTGCTATCAGCTTTGTGTCCCGGATTGATATTGCCGAGGGGATCAGCAATGTGCTCCTGCAACCGGAGGCAGGGAATCGCGTTTACGAAGTCACGGGTGAAAAAGCATTCACATTTGCCGATGTGGCAGCACTCCTTGAAAAGAACAAGAAAATTTCATGTGCCTATACGGATGTACCGCAAGAGATTTTGAAAGAAGAGCTGATCAATGCCGGTCTGCCGGAAGAGGAGGCTGTCTTTTATCTCAATATGGGTGATAGTATCAAGGCCGGAGAGTTTGCATTGGTGAGTCCTCAACTGGAAAAACTGCTGGGCAAAAAACGGCTGACCGCCGAAGCGTATCTCGCGCAAATTTTAAGAAATAGCGAGGTGAATGCGGGTTAA
- a CDS encoding RHS repeat domain-containing protein yields the protein MTQDAGQQARGVWEFTKYDALNRIAMTGEVPSALARTTWQANLNASQAHHEDKQGSGLGYTLANTLPNVAEANVLTVLYYDDYTFPKPAALAYTSTFGATALSNAKGQQTGSRARMLGGAANWLVSAVYFDAEYRIVQTVRELYDLGAGALERTSLQYKYDLAPVVAQEKTEQITGSGTNVHLKTFEYDHADRLLSVQEKIVNGNKSREAVTVAQRYNTVGQLQQQWFHSENAVHFRRRTTHSNNIRGWLTQSKTSYKAKDNVPESVFYNVNLAYASGNNYTNGNISQMQWSGKDENTFTKGLSLSYDGANRLLGASGLYSYKETETGITYDKNGNFKTLIRAGTAVDNLVYASTGNRISSVTDGSGNNTGVKSGASGYSYDANGNMTGDGSRGAVLAYNYLDLPRTVAIGGKTFSYDYDASGRKHKYVADTLTVKYAGDFEYDQSNALKRISVTGGQVVHRGDSLRFDYFLKDHLGNVRIVFDEMGRILQRTDYYPFGLEIDRNDPVQTPAARNDINRLTFIGRESQVGTGYIDLQARFYDPGIGRFMGVDPDTEGQLEFSPYHYSFNNPMRFSDPDGRFPECCGGLGDFFTGFGNALTENIAGEAPIRATPGYIKAYNSGRAAGHYAALVIGATEVAAGIVGDGAAVVGEIGSAGLATPLAVPVALVSTGAILHGSATGARAVENLRNDNGRVNIEGRKGSEGNPHHSSRAARREAMREAGIPTSSQPKSQSKNQSGREYNYGTKSVQQQTKDRTHQGKPHWEAGKIKQRDGKVQTNHYGRPKLENVPKKSKSYYNE from the coding sequence TTGACACAGGACGCGGGGCAGCAGGCACGGGGTGTGTGGGAGTTTACCAAATACGACGCATTGAACCGTATTGCCATGACCGGGGAAGTACCTTCCGCATTAGCCCGCACTACCTGGCAGGCGAACTTGAACGCAAGCCAGGCACATCATGAAGACAAGCAGGGAAGCGGACTAGGATATACCCTCGCGAATACGCTGCCCAATGTTGCAGAGGCGAATGTGCTGACGGTACTATACTATGACGATTATACATTTCCTAAACCCGCAGCGCTGGCATACACGAGTACTTTTGGCGCCACTGCATTATCAAACGCAAAAGGGCAGCAGACCGGAAGCCGTGCGAGAATGCTGGGCGGAGCGGCTAACTGGCTCGTCAGTGCTGTCTATTTTGATGCAGAATACCGCATTGTTCAAACTGTACGCGAGCTCTACGACCTGGGTGCGGGTGCATTGGAGCGAACTTCCCTGCAATACAAATACGATCTCGCACCAGTTGTTGCCCAGGAAAAAACGGAACAGATCACCGGATCAGGTACGAATGTTCATTTAAAAACTTTTGAATATGATCATGCCGACCGCCTGCTGAGTGTCCAGGAAAAGATTGTGAATGGAAACAAATCACGGGAGGCGGTAACGGTCGCGCAGCGCTATAATACGGTCGGACAGTTGCAACAGCAATGGTTTCATTCTGAAAATGCAGTCCATTTCCGGAGAAGGACAACCCATTCGAATAACATTCGTGGCTGGCTTACACAAAGCAAGACCTCCTACAAGGCCAAAGACAACGTGCCTGAATCTGTTTTCTACAATGTTAACCTTGCTTATGCCAGCGGGAACAACTATACCAATGGCAATATCAGCCAGATGCAATGGAGCGGAAAAGATGAAAATACATTTACAAAGGGTCTTTCTTTAAGTTATGATGGTGCAAACAGACTTTTGGGGGCGTCTGGCCTTTACAGCTACAAAGAGACTGAAACCGGAATCACCTATGACAAAAATGGTAATTTTAAAACGCTGATCCGGGCGGGTACTGCGGTAGATAATCTGGTATATGCCAGCACCGGAAACAGGATTTCCAGCGTCACCGACGGCTCAGGAAATAATACCGGCGTGAAAAGCGGAGCGAGCGGCTACAGTTATGACGCGAACGGGAATATGACCGGGGACGGCAGTCGGGGCGCTGTGCTCGCCTATAACTACCTCGATCTGCCCAGGACGGTTGCTATTGGCGGGAAAACATTCAGTTACGATTACGACGCATCTGGTAGAAAACATAAATATGTAGCGGATACACTGACGGTTAAATACGCAGGAGATTTTGAATACGATCAGAGTAATGCACTCAAACGGATTTCGGTTACGGGCGGCCAGGTTGTGCATCGCGGCGACAGTCTGCGGTTTGACTATTTTCTGAAAGACCACCTTGGAAACGTTCGGATTGTGTTTGATGAAATGGGCCGGATTCTGCAGCGGACGGATTACTATCCATTCGGATTGGAGATTGACAGGAATGACCCAGTGCAGACGCCAGCGGCAAGAAATGATATTAATCGCCTGACGTTTATCGGCCGCGAAAGTCAGGTTGGAACCGGATATATCGACTTGCAGGCGCGCTTTTACGATCCGGGAATTGGGCGGTTTATGGGGGTGGATCCTGATACGGAAGGACAATTGGAGTTTTCACCGTATCATTACTCCTTCAATAATCCAATGCGTTTCTCGGATCCTGATGGAAGATTTCCGGAATGCTGTGGTGGATTGGGAGATTTTTTTACCGGGTTTGGCAATGCATTGACTGAAAATATTGCCGGCGAAGCGCCGATAAGAGCGACTCCGGGCTACATTAAGGCATACAATAGCGGAAGAGCGGCCGGGCACTATGCGGCTCTGGTTATCGGTGCTACCGAAGTGGCAGCTGGAATAGTGGGTGATGGGGCAGCAGTTGTTGGCGAGATTGGCAGCGCAGGCCTCGCAACCCCGCTTGCAGTGCCTGTTGCGTTGGTATCAACGGGTGCCATTCTGCATGGTTCGGCAACTGGTGCCAGAGCAGTCGAAAATTTGAGGAACGATAATGGAAGGGTTAATATCGAAGGCAGGAAAGGAAGTGAAGGAAATCCCCATCATTCTTCCAGAGCAGCCAGGAGGGAAGCAATGCGAGAAGCTGGGATACCTACTAGTAGTCAGCCCAAATCACAATCTAAAAATCAATCGGGGCGGGAATACAATTATGGTACTAAATCTGTACAACAACAGACAAAGGATCGAACTCACCAGGGAAAACCACATTGGGAGGCTGGTAAGATCAAACAGAGGGACGGAAAAGTTCAGACTAATCATTATGGAAGACCAAAGCTTGAAAATGTGCCAAAGAAATCTAAATCATACTACAATGAATAA
- a CDS encoding helix-turn-helix domain-containing protein — protein sequence MGKNRKHSAELRLAVVKSYLGGGGINELARRFGITRSCIQKWVGHYKQGGGSSLLPQYGRDYTIEFKQQVVFAYQKQGLSLNECCFKFKIPSKSTLHVWVRQYEQFGIDGFSTARGRPRSMKNKPKIIKTYGPLTRLEQLENENLRLRAENDLLKKLDALIRQKEAAQKKKR from the coding sequence ATGGGTAAAAACAGAAAACACAGTGCAGAGTTGAGGTTAGCGGTTGTAAAATCTTATTTAGGCGGAGGTGGTATTAATGAATTGGCCAGACGCTTTGGGATTACTAGGTCCTGTATACAGAAATGGGTGGGACACTATAAACAAGGCGGCGGTTCAAGTCTTTTGCCGCAATACGGGCGCGATTACACAATAGAATTTAAGCAACAAGTTGTGTTCGCTTATCAGAAACAGGGTTTATCTTTGAATGAGTGCTGCTTCAAATTTAAAATACCCAGTAAAAGTACTTTACATGTTTGGGTCCGGCAGTATGAGCAGTTTGGTATAGATGGTTTTAGCACGGCCCGTGGCAGGCCCAGGTCTATGAAAAACAAACCCAAGATCATAAAAACATACGGTCCATTGACCCGGTTAGAGCAGCTCGAAAACGAAAACCTGCGCCTGAGGGCAGAAAATGACTTGCTAAAAAAGTTGGATGCCTTAATCCGCCAGAAGGAAGCTGCGCAAAAGAAAAAGCGTTGA
- a CDS encoding IS3 family transposase, protein MELFEIPRSNFYYHIKNSAQASKYKEAKKQIRQVYDRHKGRFGYRRITMMIRKMGSELNHKTVLKLMKSMGLKSLIRLKRYRSYKGQTGRVAPNILNRDFKSEKPSQKWATDVSEFRVKDKKLFLSPIIDLFNGEIISYNLSESANFKQVTQMLETAFKKINKPENLVLHSDQGWQYQMSKYQKILESKGIIQSMSRKGNCLDNAIIENFFGTIKSELFYLNKYQSTDQLKEDIKEYIDYYNNDRIRLNLNGMSPAQYRAHHTNR, encoded by the coding sequence TTGGAGCTCTTTGAAATACCCAGGAGCAATTTCTACTACCATATTAAAAATAGCGCTCAGGCCAGCAAGTATAAGGAGGCGAAAAAGCAGATCAGGCAAGTTTACGATCGGCATAAGGGAAGGTTCGGCTACCGTCGCATCACAATGATGATCAGGAAGATGGGCAGCGAGCTCAACCATAAAACGGTCTTAAAGCTGATGAAGTCCATGGGCCTGAAATCGTTGATCCGTCTCAAAAGGTACCGCTCTTACAAAGGCCAGACAGGCAGGGTTGCGCCCAATATTCTCAACAGGGATTTTAAATCTGAAAAACCATCACAGAAATGGGCGACGGATGTCTCCGAGTTCAGGGTGAAAGACAAAAAACTTTTTCTGTCTCCTATTATTGACCTGTTTAATGGAGAAATCATCAGTTACAACCTGTCCGAATCAGCTAATTTTAAGCAAGTAACACAAATGCTCGAAACGGCATTTAAAAAGATCAATAAGCCAGAAAATCTGGTACTGCATTCCGACCAGGGCTGGCAATACCAAATGAGTAAATATCAAAAAATACTTGAATCGAAGGGTATTATCCAAAGCATGTCCAGAAAAGGCAACTGCCTGGACAATGCGATTATTGAAAACTTTTTTGGCACCATTAAATCAGAGTTGTTCTACCTGAACAAATACCAAAGCACCGACCAGCTGAAAGAAGACATCAAGGAATATATCGACTACTACAACAACGACAGGATCAGGCTTAATTTAAATGGAATGAGCCCGGCACAATACCGGGCTCATCACACTAATCGTTAA
- a CDS encoding DUF6443 domain-containing protein, whose product MKPALLFILLLLTANAVAQSGNKNYILSRHYKQSGANANDISKVSVQVEYVDGLGRQQQRVNVGQSPTGADLVQPFSYNEFGRQVKQYLPYAAAGSGAFQTGADAGQAAFYTANTAGLDASDLGRPFIETGFELSPLIRPLSTRSPGNKSATANLAYGTNAANEVKRYDYVSNANLLSTVAANGSYAAGALERTQKTDENGKVETEYRDKQERLVCRKVIASAGESLFIYYVYDDYGQLRAVLQPMFQDNASLADYAFLYEYDQRGRIVSKKTPGAGMD is encoded by the coding sequence ATGAAACCTGCATTGTTATTTATACTTCTCCTCCTGACCGCCAATGCAGTCGCGCAGTCCGGAAACAAAAATTACATACTCTCGCGACATTACAAGCAAAGCGGAGCCAATGCCAATGATATCAGCAAAGTGTCTGTCCAGGTCGAATACGTGGATGGGCTTGGGCGACAGCAGCAGCGGGTAAATGTTGGCCAATCGCCGACAGGAGCCGATTTGGTGCAGCCGTTTTCCTATAACGAATTCGGGAGGCAGGTGAAACAATATCTGCCTTACGCCGCCGCAGGCAGTGGCGCATTTCAAACAGGCGCGGACGCAGGACAGGCGGCTTTTTATACTGCTAACACCGCCGGGCTGGATGCGTCGGATCTTGGCAGGCCATTTATAGAAACCGGTTTTGAGCTGTCGCCACTTATTCGCCCGCTTTCAACCCGGTCGCCTGGAAACAAAAGTGCCACTGCAAACCTGGCTTACGGAACGAATGCGGCCAACGAGGTGAAACGGTATGATTATGTGAGCAATGCCAACCTGCTTTCAACCGTCGCCGCCAATGGAAGTTATGCAGCAGGAGCTTTGGAGCGTACACAGAAAACGGATGAGAATGGCAAGGTTGAAACGGAATACCGGGATAAACAGGAGCGACTCGTTTGCAGAAAAGTGATTGCTTCCGCTGGAGAGAGCTTGTTTATTTATTATGTGTATGATGATTACGGGCAGTTGCGAGCAGTTTTACAGCCCATGTTTCAGGATAATGCAAGTTTGGCGGATTATGCTTTCCTGTATGAATATGACCAGCGCGGGCGGATAGTCTCGAAAAAGACGCCAGGAGCCGGAATGGACTGA
- a CDS encoding T9SS type A sorting domain-containing protein, translating to MKYFYLPFLLPVCWCLNSYAQGSNQSKISPPSPQAASFQRYGDHPVGHVTGVPEISIPLYTINTSKLSLPISLSYHAGGFRPRESSGNVGLGWSLHAGGRISRTVAGDPDELAGTPASIIPAGQLAGTTAQNADASKRLYQILLAADETFSGTDLQPDIFYYSFPTGSGKFLLKNIFDANGIYTGSNKPVTVPFRPLKIASNTPTFNAAFTYFEIVDENGVTYRYGRSVASIDAIETTIPDQKNAGRSFTTSWLLTDVISQGGKEHIILKYATGVYSTSNSRTDIGKISSYDNQNPPQSIGSFVTAGANAFPHINISQGIVNSTHYVTMLKSIEWENGKVLFSYEDGGNSPGVFDGNRLKSVEVFDVGSNLVQKHSFSQAFYTGDTKRFKLTRIDRLGVPAGAATETHLFEYNEPPQPAPNNPVDLKGLDYWGFYNGQNANTSLIPGHFKVLVTAKGGGQSSYSSGTANREADENATRYYVLKKITYPTAGFTEFEFEGNKVWWGGAARSAGGLRVKRIINNTDGQQEIKSYEYGGEQCDGCGFIRLNPFQIESFWTLGYTNRHAPLVSGCEAENFYVVKVSSDIVDGSSYFQTSPVIYTLATEYVGNINSNQGKTVFTYDSPSLGFANNPFIRYLSNVDFWKGSHLLSREAMAYTGGSYSTIWKENFLYTQVIRDSLQAQYIEPFATDADTGEPSFAHLICEHTKDAFHLFDYKIRTGSALLTQKQVIKNANAGGGITTTETYQYPADYLLPRSKTFTNSEGQTVETSFTYPFDDPAYVNMTNANVVNPILTETVKEGNSALKTKTGYICASGPWGTSNPCIYVPSVISTQRIDNNVAGPVETETTFNSYSDRGYPLEITSRDGLVTKLDWFTSGGNANMLASETLGANTAFPQIRTYQYYPLIGLKSISDANSKVTFYEYDRFNRLKTVRSNTAAGPVRASYCYNFAGQPIDCAPVVPTGLVTPVSLFLISDSQSPPLPVTLVSFVAVRQENQALLTWKTTSEINSDRFDIEHSINGKDWNLIGSVPARGERSDFEFYSFRDLNPAGGENLYRLKMVDKDSSFAYSQIENLRFESEVVLYPNPVSDGKVYLESAAKIHQIRIFDSRGNSVVNWHLAHGSLDVSRLPAGSYVIQISSANGLVSVHRIVKN from the coding sequence ATGAAGTATTTCTATTTACCCTTCCTGCTACCGGTCTGTTGGTGCCTGAACAGTTACGCACAGGGCAGTAACCAAAGTAAGATATCACCGCCATCGCCACAAGCCGCCTCTTTTCAGCGATACGGCGATCATCCGGTAGGACATGTAACTGGTGTACCTGAGATCAGTATTCCGCTTTACACCATTAATACGAGTAAACTATCGCTGCCGATTTCCCTGTCTTATCACGCGGGCGGGTTCAGACCGAGGGAGAGTAGCGGTAATGTAGGTTTGGGGTGGTCGCTCCACGCAGGCGGACGTATTTCGCGCACCGTTGCCGGCGACCCGGACGAGCTGGCAGGTACTCCCGCCAGTATCATTCCGGCCGGTCAGCTTGCAGGGACAACTGCACAGAACGCGGATGCCAGCAAACGCTTGTACCAGATCCTGCTCGCCGCGGATGAAACGTTTTCGGGGACGGATTTGCAGCCCGACATATTCTATTACAGCTTTCCGACGGGTTCGGGTAAGTTTTTGTTAAAGAATATCTTCGATGCGAACGGGATTTACACGGGGTCTAACAAGCCGGTTACCGTTCCGTTTCGTCCGCTGAAAATTGCTTCCAACACACCAACTTTCAATGCAGCATTTACCTATTTTGAAATCGTAGATGAAAACGGCGTAACCTATCGTTACGGCCGTTCGGTAGCGAGCATAGACGCGATCGAAACGACGATCCCCGATCAGAAAAATGCAGGGAGGAGCTTCACAACATCCTGGCTGCTCACTGATGTGATTTCACAGGGCGGCAAGGAACATATTATACTGAAATATGCAACGGGCGTTTACAGCACCTCCAACTCGCGGACCGACATCGGCAAAATTAGCAGCTACGATAATCAGAACCCGCCGCAATCCATTGGAAGTTTTGTCACTGCCGGTGCAAATGCTTTTCCGCACATCAACATCTCGCAGGGAATTGTTAATTCCACGCACTACGTGACGATGCTGAAGTCTATTGAGTGGGAAAATGGCAAAGTGCTTTTCAGTTACGAAGACGGCGGAAATTCACCTGGTGTATTTGATGGAAACAGGTTGAAATCGGTTGAGGTATTTGACGTTGGCAGTAATCTGGTTCAGAAACATTCATTTTCGCAGGCCTTTTATACCGGTGACACCAAGCGCTTCAAACTCACCAGAATCGACCGGCTCGGGGTACCTGCGGGGGCCGCGACTGAAACGCATCTTTTTGAATACAACGAGCCGCCGCAGCCTGCCCCGAATAACCCTGTTGATCTGAAAGGGTTGGATTACTGGGGTTTTTACAATGGTCAGAATGCAAACACAAGCCTGATACCCGGTCATTTTAAAGTACTGGTAACTGCAAAAGGCGGAGGACAAAGCAGCTATTCTTCCGGGACGGCAAACAGGGAGGCGGATGAAAATGCGACCAGGTATTATGTCCTGAAAAAGATCACTTACCCTACTGCGGGCTTTACAGAATTCGAGTTTGAAGGCAACAAGGTATGGTGGGGTGGCGCAGCCAGGAGCGCCGGAGGCTTACGAGTAAAAAGGATCATCAATAATACAGATGGGCAGCAGGAGATTAAATCCTATGAATATGGTGGAGAGCAATGCGATGGCTGCGGGTTTATTCGCCTGAACCCATTTCAGATCGAAAGCTTTTGGACGTTGGGCTACACCAACAGGCATGCGCCACTGGTCAGCGGCTGTGAAGCAGAAAATTTCTATGTCGTAAAAGTGTCCTCCGATATTGTTGATGGTTCGTCTTATTTCCAGACTAGCCCGGTGATCTACACCCTTGCTACTGAATATGTTGGAAATATAAACTCGAACCAGGGCAAAACGGTATTCACGTACGACTCGCCAAGTCTGGGCTTTGCAAACAATCCGTTTATAAGGTATCTATCCAATGTGGATTTCTGGAAAGGCTCGCATCTGCTTTCCCGTGAGGCAATGGCGTATACTGGCGGTAGTTATAGCACAATCTGGAAGGAAAACTTTCTATATACGCAGGTGATCCGTGACTCCCTGCAGGCGCAGTACATTGAACCATTTGCCACCGACGCCGACACGGGCGAGCCTTCTTTTGCACATTTGATTTGCGAGCATACCAAGGATGCATTTCATCTTTTCGATTACAAGATCAGAACGGGTTCCGCCCTGCTTACCCAAAAGCAGGTGATCAAAAATGCAAATGCAGGAGGCGGCATTACAACTACCGAAACTTATCAGTACCCCGCCGATTATCTTCTGCCCAGGTCGAAGACTTTTACCAACAGTGAAGGGCAGACTGTTGAAACGAGCTTTACTTATCCGTTTGACGATCCGGCTTATGTCAATATGACAAATGCCAATGTGGTGAATCCTATATTAACCGAGACGGTAAAAGAGGGTAATTCCGCTTTGAAAACAAAAACCGGCTACATCTGTGCATCCGGTCCCTGGGGTACTTCCAATCCCTGCATATATGTCCCATCGGTGATTTCGACGCAGCGCATCGACAACAATGTGGCGGGCCCGGTGGAAACTGAAACTACCTTTAATAGCTATTCGGATCGGGGTTACCCGCTGGAAATCACTTCCAGGGATGGTCTTGTCACCAAGCTGGACTGGTTTACCAGCGGGGGTAATGCCAATATGCTGGCTTCTGAAACCCTGGGAGCGAATACGGCTTTTCCACAAATACGTACCTACCAGTACTATCCGCTGATCGGCTTAAAAAGTATTTCGGATGCAAATAGTAAGGTAACCTTTTATGAATATGACAGATTTAACAGGCTGAAAACGGTACGTTCAAATACCGCCGCAGGGCCGGTGAGGGCTTCTTACTGCTACAATTTCGCCGGACAACCGATCGATTGTGCACCCGTGGTGCCGACGGGGCTGGTGACGCCGGTTTCTTTATTTTTAATATCCGATTCACAAAGCCCTCCCTTGCCGGTCACGCTCGTTTCTTTTGTTGCTGTCAGACAGGAAAACCAGGCGCTGCTTACGTGGAAAACTACGTCTGAAATCAACAGTGACCGATTTGATATTGAGCATAGTATCAATGGTAAAGACTGGAACCTGATTGGGAGTGTCCCGGCGAGAGGTGAGCGTAGCGACTTCGAATTTTATTCATTCCGGGATTTAAATCCGGCCGGGGGCGAAAACCTGTACCGCCTGAAAATGGTGGATAAGGACAGTAGTTTCGCTTACAGCCAGATTGAAAACCTGCGGTTTGAAAGTGAGGTTGTATTGTATCCAAACCCTGTTTCCGACGGCAAGGTTTATCTGGAATCCGCTGCAAAGATCCACCAGATTAGAATCTTCGACTCAAGAGGGAATTCGGTTGTAAACTGGCATTTAGCACACGGATCGCTCGATGTGTCCCGACTTCCTGCCGGGAGCTATGTCATTCAGATTAGCAGTGCGAACGGTCTGGTGAGCGTGCATCGTATTGTGAAGAATTAA
- a CDS encoding carboxypeptidase-like regulatory domain-containing protein, translated as MTKTSFFRAFSLFCIFTLTQTACTTDDVPPESEPKGQPGFVTGVVTGPDGKPLSKATIHSEHTVLIGRGAEARSGSDGTYRIALVEGLGHWIVRGYILKEYNDRVYKILLDPENQDSFSEKDKPVRNFQWKLQGHIPDQSLNQFYGGTAELQRDPNSDLNDTENVVFTFQPDGPLIDGSQGKTLQLKGGKRGTQNHNFIHDIPIGRYKVTAIYQPTGQQLLVTDSWNDGEYRESATIEFFGTEASYRANQMGIGFTDRF; from the coding sequence ATGACTAAAACTTCATTCTTTCGCGCGTTCTCACTCTTTTGCATTTTTACATTGACTCAAACTGCCTGTACTACCGATGACGTACCACCGGAAAGTGAACCGAAAGGCCAACCGGGGTTTGTGACTGGAGTAGTAACCGGGCCGGACGGAAAGCCGCTTTCCAAGGCCACAATCCATTCCGAGCATACAGTTTTGATCGGTCGCGGGGCGGAAGCCAGGTCCGGCTCAGATGGTACGTACCGGATCGCGCTGGTGGAAGGGCTCGGGCATTGGATTGTGAGAGGATACATTTTAAAAGAGTATAATGACCGCGTCTACAAAATCCTGCTGGACCCTGAAAATCAGGACTCTTTCAGTGAAAAAGACAAACCGGTCCGTAATTTTCAATGGAAGCTGCAAGGTCACATTCCCGATCAGAGCCTGAACCAGTTTTACGGCGGGACTGCCGAGTTGCAGCGCGACCCTAACTCGGATCTGAATGATACCGAAAATGTTGTATTCACCTTCCAGCCCGACGGCCCGCTGATCGACGGTTCACAAGGAAAAACGCTTCAACTGAAAGGCGGTAAACGTGGTACGCAAAATCACAATTTCATCCACGATATCCCGATCGGCCGCTACAAAGTGACCGCCATTTACCAGCCCACCGGCCAGCAATTGCTCGTAACCGATTCCTGGAATGACGGGGAATACCGCGAATCAGCAACTATCGAATTCTTCGGGACCGAGGCCTCCTATCGCGCAAACCAAATGGGGATCGGTTTTACGGACAGATTTTGA
- a CDS encoding AraC family transcriptional regulator, whose amino-acid sequence MEHFKIQPSPDLRDYVKYFWVLEDQSVRVSPRRFNTIADGSPGMVFHESANGSFYQFGKKLPSTFLYGQSTSATEIESPPAFRAIGVYFYPHALKTIFGLSASQLTNTCVDITELNSSGKYLTERLSEADSVCSKVALLNGFLKQQTQHTSFTADADIMTALSLIYKYKGAIPLAAIQEKTRLSERGLERKFQQVIGISPNQFCRIVRFQSSLNQLRENGFDKLSDIAYENQYADQSHFIRSFKEFAGDSPFRFQKRANELVENFAEIIQT is encoded by the coding sequence ATGGAACACTTTAAAATTCAGCCATCGCCGGACTTACGCGATTATGTAAAGTACTTCTGGGTGCTGGAAGACCAAAGTGTCAGGGTGTCCCCGCGCAGGTTTAATACCATTGCCGACGGCTCGCCGGGAATGGTTTTCCATGAATCGGCAAACGGTTCTTTTTATCAGTTTGGCAAAAAACTTCCTTCGACGTTTTTGTATGGCCAAAGTACTTCCGCAACAGAAATAGAATCGCCTCCTGCTTTTCGCGCAATCGGTGTTTATTTTTATCCGCACGCACTGAAAACGATCTTCGGACTTTCTGCAAGCCAGCTCACCAATACCTGCGTAGATATTACTGAGTTGAACAGCAGTGGCAAATACCTGACTGAAAGGCTATCAGAAGCCGACAGTGTTTGCAGCAAGGTCGCATTGTTGAACGGATTTTTGAAACAGCAAACACAACACACTTCCTTCACTGCCGACGCCGACATTATGACTGCGCTTTCGCTGATTTACAAGTACAAGGGCGCAATTCCGCTGGCTGCGATACAGGAGAAAACGAGACTCTCGGAACGCGGGCTGGAAAGAAAATTTCAGCAGGTGATCGGCATATCACCCAACCAGTTTTGCAGGATCGTCCGCTTTCAATCGTCACTGAACCAGTTGCGGGAAAATGGCTTCGACAAGCTTTCCGACATTGCCTACGAGAACCAATACGCCGACCAATCACATTTCATCCGTTCCTTCAAAGAATTTGCCGGCGATTCCCCATTCCGGTTTCAAAAGAGGGCGAATGAGCTGGTGGAGAATTTTGCGGAGATCATTCAAACTTAA